Part of the Capsicum annuum cultivar UCD-10X-F1 chromosome 12, UCD10Xv1.1, whole genome shotgun sequence genome is shown below.
tgttgttgttaaaataGAAGTCAATTACATTTAATTTCCCTTTTAGTGTTAAATTATCAGCCAATTTTATATCCCATTGATGAAAATTATAGCCAAACTAATAccaattttaagctcaaattgaaattcaatttttCTGACCCCTTTTTAAATAACTTTAATCTCAACCGTGGATCAAAACCAATCCAATAGCTGAGATTAAAATTTTCACTCCTCCccttttaaagaaaataagaaccCTAATTTCATTTCCACTAAAAACATTTATTTCTCTTCCTATCTCCTCTCTCTTTCCTCTCTCTACACTTCCTCTCTCTCTCAAACCAAAACTACTTATGCCGCCTCCATTGCATTCATCGGCGACCACCATTAAGCCATTTTTCTCTTTCTCGAGGTTTGCCGCCACTGCACAGCAGCCATGCAGCCGCCATAGCCATTAACGTCAGTCGTCGCCGCCGGCGGACTCAATATCTTCCGTAGGTTAGCAAGATATCATATGTCCGATTGACATCATATCCAACTTGGCACTCTCGAACATCATCATGGATACTCTCCATGGATGTACCTAAGTCAATTCTCTATGCAGAAAGCCTGTCTCATTCATCTGACCTTGTAAAGAATGTGAAATCTCACTTTCGTACAAAAGTCGTGGTGCGTGAGGATTGCATTAGTCTGGAAGGGAAAGGTGCTCCTAATGTTGTTGGCCTCTTCAAAGGAAAGCCTGATAGTACTTGCCCTATGAACAAATATGACTGTGACTTGCCAAATCTTCCAATGGTATTATTACAGCAGGTCTGCCCCCTCCCCCTCCTCCTCTTCCTATTATGTTTTAATATCTGAAAGTGTGACATACTATaaagaatagttcatttttaggcCGGATAAATGTCTGGACATTCCTAGAAGTGGTCCTTCCTAGACATCTTTTTTATGTTTCCACTTTTCTGTGATTCAGTTGAACTATCCATGTTCTTTGAATCTTTTTCTGTTGTGTTTCCACATAAAGGACTGTGTTCAAAAATTTGTATTCAAGTTAATAATGTGGTTGACTAATAGGACTAATAAGTACATTATTGTTCATTACTGTCAAGTTAATTTATATTTAAGCTAGTAATGTGGCTAACTGGTAGGACTaacaagttttttatttttcattattgtcAAGTTCATTTGTATTTAAGTTAGTAATGTGGTTGACTGGTAGGACTATGAAGTGCATTATTGTTCATTATTGTCAAGTTATTAAGTActctatttcaatttgtttgtctggtttAACTTGAAACAGAGTTTAACAAAGTGAAGAACATTTTGAAATCTTGATCTTAAATTAAAACTGTATATAATGatcaagtgtagtgttttgaaatgtgtactagtgacttcaaaatgattaAATGCcatcacttgagaagtggattagtgacttg
Proteins encoded:
- the LOC124889792 gene encoding mediator of RNA polymerase II transcription subunit 17-like → MDVPKSILYAESLSHSSDLVKNVKSHFRTKVVVREDCISLEGKGAPNVVGLFKGKPDSTCPMNKYDCDLPNLPMVLLQQHQAV